A genomic stretch from Streptomyces sp. QL37 includes:
- the pyk gene encoding pyruvate kinase yields the protein MRRSKIVCTLGPAVDSHEQLVALIEAGMSVARFNFSHGSHEEHQGRYDRVRKAAAESGRAVGVLADLQGPKIRLGKFAEGPVELVRGDEFVITSEDVAGDKSICGTTYKGLPGDVAKGDPILINDGNVELKVVSVDGPRVTTIVIEGGVISDHKGINLPGAAVNVPALSEKDVEDLRFALRMGCDLVALSFVRDAEDVKDVHKVMDEEGRRVPVIAKVEKPQAVEHMEGVVAAFDGVMVARGDLAVEYPLEKVPMVQKRLIELCRRNAKPVIVATQMMESMITNSRPTRAEASDVANAILDGADAVMLSAESSVGAYPIETVKTMAKIVVAAEEELLSKGLQPLVPGKKPRTQGGSVARAACEIADFLDGKALVAFTKSGDTARRLSRYRTAQPILAFTTEESTRSQLALSWGVESYVVPHVDNTDAMVDLVDAELLKLNRYSDGDTMVITAGSPPGVPGTTNMVRVHHLGGEQA from the coding sequence ATGCGCCGTTCCAAAATCGTCTGCACCCTCGGTCCCGCCGTCGACTCCCATGAGCAGCTCGTCGCTCTGATCGAGGCCGGCATGAGCGTGGCCCGTTTCAACTTCAGTCACGGATCCCACGAGGAGCACCAAGGCCGTTACGACCGCGTCCGCAAGGCCGCCGCCGAGTCCGGCCGTGCGGTCGGCGTGCTCGCCGACCTCCAGGGCCCCAAGATCCGCCTCGGGAAGTTCGCCGAGGGCCCTGTCGAGCTGGTCCGCGGGGACGAGTTCGTCATCACCTCGGAGGACGTCGCCGGCGACAAGTCCATCTGCGGCACCACCTACAAGGGGCTGCCCGGCGACGTCGCCAAGGGTGACCCGATCCTGATCAACGACGGCAACGTCGAGCTGAAGGTCGTCTCGGTCGACGGCCCCCGGGTCACCACCATCGTCATCGAGGGCGGTGTCATCTCCGACCACAAGGGGATCAACCTCCCCGGTGCGGCGGTCAACGTCCCCGCGCTGTCCGAGAAGGATGTCGAGGACCTGCGGTTCGCCCTGCGGATGGGCTGCGACCTGGTCGCGCTGTCCTTCGTGCGGGACGCCGAGGACGTCAAGGACGTGCACAAGGTGATGGACGAGGAGGGCCGCCGGGTCCCCGTCATCGCCAAGGTCGAGAAGCCGCAGGCCGTCGAGCACATGGAGGGCGTCGTCGCCGCCTTCGACGGTGTGATGGTCGCCCGTGGTGACCTCGCCGTCGAGTATCCGCTCGAGAAGGTCCCGATGGTGCAGAAGCGCCTCATCGAGCTGTGCCGCCGCAACGCGAAGCCGGTGATCGTGGCGACCCAGATGATGGAGTCGATGATCACCAACTCGCGCCCGACCCGCGCCGAGGCGTCCGACGTCGCCAACGCGATCCTGGACGGAGCGGACGCGGTCATGCTGTCGGCGGAGTCCTCCGTCGGCGCGTACCCGATCGAGACGGTCAAGACGATGGCGAAGATCGTCGTCGCCGCCGAGGAGGAGCTCCTGTCCAAGGGCCTCCAGCCGCTGGTGCCGGGCAAGAAGCCCCGTACGCAGGGTGGTTCGGTGGCCCGCGCGGCCTGCGAGATCGCGGACTTCCTGGACGGCAAGGCGCTGGTGGCCTTCACCAAGTCCGGTGACACGGCCCGCCGTCTCTCCCGCTACCGCACGGCTCAGCCGATCCTGGCCTTCACCACGGAGGAGTCCACCCGCAGCCAGCTGGCGCTGAGCTGGGGCGTCGAGTCCTACGTCGTGCCGCACGTGGACAACACGGACGCCATGGTCGACCTGGTGGACGCGGAGCTGCTGAAGCTGAACCGCTACAGCGACGGCGACACGATGGTCATCACGGCCGGTTCGCCTCCCGGCGTCCCCGGCACCACCAACATGGTCCGGGTGCACCACCTGGGCGGCGAGCAGGCCTGA
- a CDS encoding acetate kinase, which yields MTTDPTSEGSRSMNDAHRVLVLNSGSSSVKYQLLDMRDRSRLATGLVERIGESSSRLVHTPLKGGEPRERTGRIADHSEALKAAADELAADGLGLDSPELAAIGHRVVHGGLKFSEPTVITDEVLKEIERLVPVAPLHNPANITGIRTAQALRPDLPQVAVFDTAFHTTIPEYAARYAIDVETADAHRIRRYGFHGTSHAYVSRRTAELLGRPVADVNVIVLHLGNGASASAVSGGRCVETSMGLTPLEGLVMGTRSGDIDPAVTFHLKRVAGMSADEIDVLLNKRSGLVGLCGDNDMREIRRRVDEGDERAALAFDVYIHRLKKYIGAYSAVLGRVDAVVFTAGVGENSAPVREAALAGLEGFGLAVDAGRNAVRSGEPRLISPDGARVAVAVVPTDEELEIAGQTFDLVHN from the coding sequence ATGACCACCGACCCGACCAGCGAAGGCTCCCGCTCCATGAATGACGCCCACCGCGTACTCGTGCTGAACTCCGGCTCCTCGTCGGTGAAGTACCAGCTGCTGGACATGCGCGACCGATCGAGGCTGGCCACCGGCCTGGTCGAGCGCATCGGCGAGTCCTCCTCCCGGCTGGTGCACACACCGCTGAAGGGCGGGGAGCCGCGCGAGCGCACCGGCAGGATCGCCGACCACTCCGAGGCCCTGAAGGCGGCGGCCGACGAGCTGGCCGCCGACGGGCTGGGGCTGGACTCCCCCGAACTGGCGGCGATCGGCCACCGGGTGGTGCACGGCGGGCTGAAGTTCAGCGAGCCCACCGTGATCACCGACGAGGTGCTGAAGGAGATCGAGCGGCTCGTCCCCGTCGCCCCGCTGCACAACCCGGCGAACATCACCGGGATCCGTACGGCGCAGGCGCTCCGCCCGGACCTGCCGCAGGTCGCGGTCTTCGACACGGCGTTCCACACGACGATTCCGGAGTACGCGGCGCGGTACGCGATCGACGTCGAGACCGCCGACGCGCACCGGATCCGCCGCTACGGCTTCCACGGCACCTCGCACGCGTACGTGTCGCGCAGGACGGCCGAACTGCTGGGCCGCCCGGTGGCCGACGTGAACGTCATCGTGCTCCACCTGGGGAACGGCGCCTCGGCCTCCGCCGTGTCGGGCGGCCGGTGCGTGGAGACGTCGATGGGACTGACCCCCTTGGAGGGGCTGGTCATGGGCACGCGTTCCGGGGACATCGATCCGGCCGTCACCTTCCACCTGAAGCGGGTGGCCGGGATGTCGGCGGACGAGATCGACGTCCTGCTGAACAAGAGGAGCGGCCTGGTCGGCCTCTGCGGCGACAACGACATGCGGGAGATCCGGCGCCGGGTGGACGAGGGCGACGAGCGTGCCGCGCTCGCGTTCGACGTCTACATCCACCGGCTGAAGAAGTACATCGGCGCCTATTCGGCGGTCCTCGGCCGGGTGGACGCCGTGGTGTTCACGGCGGGGGTCGGGGAGAACTCGGCCCCGGTGCGGGAGGCTGCGCTCGCGGGGCTGGAGGGCTTCGGCCTGGCCGTGGACGCCGGCCGCAACGCCGTACGGTCCGGCGAACCGCGGCTGATCTCGCCCGACGGCGCCCGCGTGGCGGTCGCCGTCGTGCCTACGGACGAGGAGCTGGAGATCGCCGGCCAGACCTTCGACCTGGTCCACAACTGA
- the pta gene encoding phosphate acetyltransferase, giving the protein MARSVYVTGIDRGDGRQVVDLGVMELLTRQVDRVGVFRPLVHDGPDRLFELLRARYRLSQSAETVFGLDYQEASAVQAERGTDELVSLLVERFHQVARDYEVVLVLGSDFAATQLPDELALNARLANEFGASVIAVVGGKDQDAESVRAETRNAYRAYAGLGCDVLAMIVNRVASEDRTEIAERLRAQLPVPCSVLPDDPALSAPTVAQITTALGGTVLLGDDSGLARDALDFVFGGAMLPNLLKALTPGCMVVTPGDRADLVIGSLAAHSAGTPPIAGVLLTLNERPGEEILRLAARLAPGTPVVAVAGGSFPTAGELFALEGKLNAATPRKAETALGLFERHVDTGALLERISVARSGRVTPMMFEHELLEQARSDRRRVVLPEGTEERVLRAADVLLRRDVCDLTLLGDTDVIRKKAADLGIDLAETQLVDPQTSELRQSFAERYAALRAHRGVTVELAYDVVSDVNYFGTLMVQEGLADGMVSGSVHSTAATIRPAFEIIKTKPDASIVSSVFFMCLADKVLVYGDCAVNPDPDAEQLSDIAVQSAVTAARFGVDPRIAMLSYSTGTSGSGADVDKVREATERVRASRPDLRIEGPIQYDAAVEPTVAATKLPASEVAGRATVLIFPDLNTGNNTYKAVQRSAGAVAVGPVLQGLRKPVNDLSRGALVQDIVNTVAITAIQAQGEE; this is encoded by the coding sequence GTGGCGCGCAGTGTGTACGTGACCGGGATCGACCGGGGAGACGGCCGACAGGTCGTCGATCTGGGAGTCATGGAGCTACTGACGCGTCAGGTCGACCGGGTCGGTGTCTTCCGGCCGCTCGTCCATGACGGGCCCGACCGGCTGTTCGAGTTGCTGCGGGCCCGCTACCGGCTCTCGCAGAGCGCGGAGACGGTCTTCGGGCTGGACTACCAGGAGGCGTCCGCCGTCCAGGCCGAGAGGGGGACGGACGAACTGGTCTCGCTGCTCGTCGAGCGTTTCCACCAGGTGGCCCGTGACTACGAGGTGGTGCTGGTCCTCGGCAGCGACTTCGCCGCCACCCAGCTCCCCGACGAGCTGGCCCTGAACGCGAGGCTCGCCAACGAGTTCGGCGCCTCGGTGATCGCGGTGGTCGGCGGCAAGGACCAGGACGCCGAGTCCGTACGGGCCGAGACGCGCAACGCCTACCGGGCGTACGCCGGCCTCGGCTGCGACGTCCTGGCGATGATCGTGAACCGGGTGGCCTCCGAGGACCGTACGGAGATCGCCGAGCGGCTGCGGGCGCAGCTGCCGGTCCCCTGCTCCGTGCTCCCGGACGATCCCGCTCTCTCCGCGCCCACCGTCGCCCAGATCACCACCGCCCTCGGCGGAACGGTTCTGCTCGGCGACGACTCGGGCCTGGCCCGGGACGCGCTGGACTTCGTGTTCGGCGGCGCCATGCTGCCGAACCTCCTGAAGGCCCTGACCCCGGGCTGCATGGTGGTCACCCCCGGCGACCGCGCGGACCTCGTCATCGGCTCGCTCGCCGCGCACAGCGCCGGCACACCGCCCATCGCGGGCGTCCTGCTGACCCTGAACGAGCGCCCCGGCGAGGAGATACTCCGGCTGGCGGCCCGCCTCGCGCCGGGCACCCCGGTCGTCGCCGTGGCCGGCGGATCCTTCCCCACCGCAGGCGAACTCTTCGCCCTGGAGGGGAAGTTGAACGCGGCGACGCCCCGCAAGGCGGAGACCGCCCTCGGCCTCTTCGAGCGTCACGTGGACACCGGCGCCCTGCTGGAGCGGATCTCGGTGGCCCGCAGCGGCCGGGTCACCCCGATGATGTTCGAGCACGAGCTGCTGGAGCAGGCCCGCTCCGACCGGCGCCGCGTCGTCCTGCCCGAGGGCACCGAGGAGCGCGTCCTGCGCGCCGCCGACGTACTGCTCCGCCGCGACGTCTGCGACCTGACCCTCCTCGGGGACACCGACGTCATCCGCAAGAAGGCCGCCGACCTGGGCATCGACCTCGCCGAGACCCAGCTCGTCGACCCGCAGACCTCCGAGCTGCGCCAGAGCTTCGCCGAGCGGTACGCCGCGCTGCGCGCACACCGGGGGGTGACGGTGGAACTGGCGTACGACGTCGTCTCCGACGTCAACTACTTCGGCACCCTGATGGTCCAGGAGGGCCTGGCCGACGGCATGGTCTCCGGCTCGGTGCACTCCACGGCGGCGACGATCCGCCCGGCCTTCGAGATCATCAAGACCAAGCCGGACGCCTCGATCGTCTCCTCGGTCTTCTTCATGTGCCTCGCCGACAAGGTCCTGGTCTACGGCGACTGCGCGGTCAACCCGGATCCGGACGCGGAGCAGCTCTCGGACATCGCGGTGCAGTCGGCGGTCACCGCCGCCCGCTTCGGCGTGGACCCCCGGATCGCGATGCTCTCGTACTCGACAGGCACCTCGGGCTCGGGCGCGGACGTCGACAAGGTGCGTGAGGCGACGGAGCGGGTACGCGCCTCACGGCCGGACCTGAGGATCGAGGGCCCGATCCAGTACGACGCGGCGGTCGAGCCGACCGTCGCCGCGACCAAGCTGCCGGCCTCGGAGGTGGCGGGCCGCGCGACCGTGCTGATCTTCCCGGACCTCAACACCGGCAACAACACCTACAAGGCGGTCCAGCGTTCGGCGGGCGCTGTCGCGGTCGGCCCGGTCCTCCAGGGGCTGCGCAAGCCGGTCAACGACCTGTCCCGCGGCGCGCTGGTCCAGGACATCGTCAACACGGTGGCCATCACGGCGATCCAGGCGCAGGGCGAGGAGTGA
- a CDS encoding ATP-dependent 6-phosphofructokinase, which yields MRIGILTAGGDCPGLNAVIRSVVHRAVVGHGDEVIGFEDGFKGLLDGHFRPLDLNAVSGILARGGTILGSARLERDRLREAAENCAELSLRYGIDALIPIGGEGTLTAARMLSDAGMPVVGVPKTIDNDISATDRTFGFDTAVGVATEAIDRLKTTAESHQRVMVVEVMGRHAGWIALESGMAGGAHGICLPERPFQVDDLVKMVEERFARGKKFAVICVAEGAHPAEGSMTYAKGEIDQFGHERFQGIGNRLAAELERRLGKEARPVILGHVQRGGTPTAYDRVLATRFGWNAVEAVHRGDFGRMTALRGTEIVMAPLADAVTRLKTVPSDRMYEAESVF from the coding sequence ATGCGCATCGGAATTCTCACCGCAGGCGGCGACTGCCCAGGCCTGAACGCTGTGATCCGGTCGGTCGTGCACCGCGCCGTGGTGGGCCACGGCGATGAGGTCATCGGCTTCGAGGACGGCTTCAAGGGGCTGCTCGACGGCCACTTCCGGCCCCTCGACCTGAACGCGGTCAGCGGCATCCTGGCCCGCGGCGGCACGATCCTCGGCTCGGCGCGGCTGGAGCGCGACCGGCTGCGGGAGGCCGCCGAGAACTGCGCGGAGCTCTCCCTCCGTTACGGCATCGACGCGCTCATCCCGATCGGCGGCGAGGGCACGCTCACCGCGGCCCGCATGCTGTCCGACGCCGGCATGCCCGTCGTCGGTGTCCCGAAGACCATCGACAACGACATCTCCGCCACCGACCGGACCTTCGGCTTCGACACCGCCGTGGGCGTCGCGACGGAGGCCATAGACCGGCTCAAGACCACCGCCGAATCGCACCAGCGGGTCATGGTCGTCGAGGTCATGGGCCGCCACGCGGGCTGGATCGCACTGGAGTCGGGCATGGCCGGCGGTGCCCACGGCATCTGCCTGCCGGAGCGGCCCTTCCAGGTCGACGACCTGGTCAAGATGGTCGAGGAACGCTTCGCGCGCGGCAAGAAGTTCGCCGTCATCTGCGTCGCCGAGGGGGCCCACCCCGCCGAGGGCTCCATGACGTACGCCAAGGGAGAGATCGACCAGTTCGGCCACGAGCGCTTCCAGGGCATCGGCAACCGGCTGGCAGCCGAGCTCGAACGGCGGCTCGGCAAGGAGGCGCGACCGGTCATTCTCGGCCATGTGCAGCGCGGCGGCACGCCGACCGCGTACGACCGGGTGCTCGCGACCCGCTTCGGGTGGAACGCCGTGGAGGCCGTGCACCGCGGCGACTTCGGCCGTATGACGGCGCTGCGCGGGACCGAGATCGTGATGGCCCCGCTCGCGGACGCCGTGACCCGCCTGAAGACCGTCCCCAGCGACCGGATGTACGAGGCCGAGTCGGTCTTCTGA
- a CDS encoding helix-turn-helix transcriptional regulator, with product MAPGHVAYGLGAQYGLRTTAETVMAWERGTALPGERELMALAGVLWCAPGELLAAASTLREHRMARDVAVDDLARTLGMTAAAYQRIEESGRWRGNERQALALCDALDMSAAQFMTATGRNEELAGLLTRAVTTRWQAYVRPVDKLVPLDRILVQDVLEQLHTDYQSLMVSTLSWNTTGRDRAGTAGEAGREFLDRVVEEFWRTAGI from the coding sequence ATGGCTCCCGGACATGTTGCGTACGGGCTCGGCGCCCAGTACGGGCTTCGGACAACCGCCGAGACCGTGATGGCCTGGGAACGCGGCACGGCGCTGCCGGGCGAACGCGAACTGATGGCGCTGGCCGGTGTGCTGTGGTGCGCGCCGGGCGAACTGCTGGCCGCCGCGAGCACCTTGCGCGAGCACCGGATGGCCCGGGACGTCGCGGTGGACGATCTGGCGCGGACGCTCGGGATGACGGCCGCCGCGTATCAGCGGATCGAGGAGTCGGGCCGCTGGCGCGGCAACGAGCGCCAGGCCCTGGCGCTCTGCGACGCGCTGGACATGTCGGCGGCGCAGTTCATGACGGCGACCGGCCGGAACGAGGAGCTGGCCGGCCTGCTGACCAGGGCGGTCACGACCCGCTGGCAGGCGTACGTACGCCCGGTGGACAAGCTCGTACCGCTGGACCGGATCCTGGTCCAGGACGTACTGGAGCAGTTGCACACCGACTACCAGTCGCTGATGGTGTCGACTCTCAGCTGGAACACCACGGGCCGGGACCGGGCCGGGACGGCGGGCGAGGCGGGGCGGGAGTTCCTGGACCGGGTGGTCGAGGAGTTCTGGCGTACGGCGGGCATCTGA
- a CDS encoding response regulator: MIRVLVVEDDPVAADAHQLYVGRVPGFEVAAVAHSRAEAARALDRTEVDLLLLDLYLPDGHGLQLLRSLRAAGHGADVIAVTSARDLAVVREGVSLGVVQYVLKPFTYPTLRDRLVRYAEFRAAAGEASGQEEVDRALGALRVADPATLPKGLSGPTLEAVTGALREAPEGVTAAAAGEELGISRITARRYLEHLVTVGRAVRRPSYGQVGRPELHYHWVAETR; encoded by the coding sequence GTGATCCGGGTGCTGGTCGTGGAGGACGATCCGGTGGCCGCGGACGCCCATCAGCTGTACGTGGGCCGGGTGCCGGGTTTCGAGGTCGCCGCCGTCGCCCACTCCCGGGCGGAGGCCGCCCGGGCGCTGGACCGGACGGAGGTCGACCTGCTGCTGCTCGACCTCTATCTGCCCGACGGGCACGGTCTGCAGCTGCTGCGCTCACTGCGGGCGGCGGGGCACGGCGCGGATGTCATCGCGGTGACGTCGGCGCGCGATCTGGCGGTGGTGCGGGAAGGCGTGTCGCTGGGCGTCGTGCAGTACGTGCTGAAGCCGTTCACCTATCCCACGCTCCGGGACCGGCTCGTCCGGTACGCCGAATTCCGTGCGGCGGCCGGTGAGGCGAGCGGCCAGGAGGAGGTGGACCGGGCGCTGGGCGCGCTGCGGGTCGCGGACCCGGCCACGCTGCCCAAGGGGCTGAGCGGTCCGACGCTGGAGGCGGTGACCGGGGCTCTGCGCGAGGCGCCGGAGGGGGTGACCGCGGCGGCCGCCGGGGAGGAGCTGGGAATCTCCCGGATCACCGCCCGCCGCTATCTGGAGCATCTGGTGACGGTGGGCCGCGCCGTGCGGCGGCCGAGCTACGGTCAGGTCGGCCGGCCCGAGCTGCACTACCACTGGGTGGCCGAAACCCGCTGA
- a CDS encoding sensor histidine kinase: protein MRLPRTLPRSLAGQLFAMQALLVAAVVAGCAFFAYASGRSQAEETAARQVRAAALAMAESPSVREAIRTPDPSAVLQPYAERVREDTGIAFVTIMNPEGVRWTHPDPTQIGRRFIGHTERALLGETFEETYAGTLGPSIRVVTPVRDGDRIVGLVSAGITVERVSTQVREQLGALGTAAGAALALGALGTYVINARLRRHTHGMNARELSRMHTYHEATLHAVREGLLMLDGQRRVALINDAGRELLGLAPGSVGRGVDELALPAPLTGALLASEPRVDEVHLTADRVIVVNTSPVVGGERRGTVVTLRDHTELQALSGELDSERGFTQALRSQAHEAANRLHTVVSLIELGRVEEAVDFATAELELAQVLTDRVVGAVAEPVLAALLLGKAAQANERGVELVLAEDSLIDDGALPRSLAPRDLVTILGNLIDNAVDAASEAGTGAGAPVPAQRTATRALVTVTARTDSGELLLRVADTGAGIGPDDADEVFRRGWTTHGTGRGLGLALVRQAVHRNGGTVALDRAQDGGAEFTVRLPLAGRTAMAEVGSA from the coding sequence ATGCGCCTGCCCCGTACCCTCCCCCGCAGCCTGGCCGGCCAGCTGTTCGCGATGCAGGCCCTGCTCGTGGCCGCGGTCGTGGCCGGGTGCGCATTCTTCGCGTATGCCTCCGGCCGCTCCCAGGCGGAGGAGACCGCGGCCCGCCAGGTGCGGGCGGCCGCTCTCGCCATGGCCGAATCACCGTCGGTGCGGGAGGCGATCCGCACCCCCGACCCGTCCGCCGTGCTCCAGCCCTACGCGGAGCGGGTACGCGAGGACACCGGGATCGCGTTCGTCACGATCATGAATCCGGAGGGGGTCCGCTGGACCCACCCCGACCCCACCCAGATCGGCAGGCGCTTCATCGGGCACACCGAGCGCGCGCTCCTCGGCGAGACGTTCGAGGAGACCTACGCCGGCACGCTGGGGCCCTCGATACGGGTCGTCACGCCCGTCCGGGACGGCGACAGGATCGTCGGCCTGGTCAGCGCGGGCATCACCGTGGAGCGGGTCTCCACACAGGTGCGTGAGCAGCTCGGGGCCCTGGGGACGGCCGCGGGCGCCGCCCTGGCGCTGGGCGCGCTCGGGACGTACGTGATCAACGCCCGGCTGCGGCGGCACACGCACGGGATGAACGCCCGGGAGCTGAGCCGGATGCACACCTACCACGAGGCCACGCTGCACGCGGTGCGCGAGGGGCTGCTCATGCTGGACGGGCAGCGCCGGGTCGCCCTGATCAACGACGCGGGCCGGGAGCTGCTGGGGCTGGCGCCCGGGTCGGTCGGGCGCGGGGTCGACGAGCTGGCGCTGCCGGCCCCGCTGACCGGGGCGCTCCTGGCGTCCGAGCCACGGGTGGACGAGGTCCATCTGACGGCGGACCGCGTGATCGTCGTCAACACCAGCCCGGTGGTCGGCGGCGAGCGGCGCGGCACGGTCGTCACGCTGCGGGACCACACGGAGCTGCAGGCGCTCTCGGGCGAGCTCGACTCGGAGCGCGGCTTCACCCAGGCGCTGCGCTCGCAGGCGCACGAGGCGGCGAACCGGCTGCACACGGTGGTGTCGCTGATCGAGCTGGGCCGGGTCGAGGAGGCGGTGGACTTCGCGACGGCGGAGCTGGAGCTGGCGCAGGTCCTCACCGACCGGGTCGTGGGCGCGGTCGCCGAACCGGTGCTCGCCGCCCTGCTGCTCGGCAAGGCGGCGCAGGCCAACGAGCGCGGTGTGGAGCTGGTGCTCGCCGAGGACAGCCTGATCGACGACGGGGCTCTGCCGCGCTCGCTCGCGCCGCGGGATCTGGTGACGATCCTCGGCAATCTGATCGACAACGCGGTGGACGCCGCGTCCGAGGCGGGGACGGGCGCCGGCGCCCCCGTCCCCGCGCAGCGCACCGCGACGCGGGCCCTGGTCACCGTGACCGCGCGGACGGACTCCGGCGAGCTGCTCCTGCGGGTGGCGGACACCGGCGCCGGGATCGGCCCGGACGACGCGGACGAGGTGTTCCGGCGCGGCTGGACGACCCACGGCACGGGCCGGGGCCTGGGCCTGGCGCTCGTCCGCCAGGCGGTCCACCGCAACGGCGGGACGGTGGCGCTGGACCGGGCGCAGGACGGCGGCGCGGAGTTCACGGTCCGGCTGCCGCTCGCCGGCCGTACGGCGATGGCGGAGGTGGGGTCCGCGTGA
- a CDS encoding cation:dicarboxylase symporter family transporter, with protein sequence MAEKAARRDRTHYLYLAVIAAVVLGITVGLVAPDFAVELKPIGTGFVNLIKMMISPIIFCTIVLGVGSVRKAAKVGAVGGLALGYFLVMSTVALAIGLVVGNLLEPGSSLHLTEAARAAGEAQAGDSESTVDFLLGIIPTTMVSAFTEGEVLQTLLIALLAGFALQAMGSAGEPVLRGIGHIQRLVFRILAMIMWAAPVGAFGAMAAVVGETGVDALKSLAIIMVGFYVTCALFVFLILGAILRLVAGVNIFSLLKYLGREFLLILSTSSSESALPRLIAKMEHMGVSKPVVGITVPTGYSFNLDGTAIYLTMASLFIANATGDPLSIGEQISLLVFMVIASKGAAGVTGAGLATLAGGLQSHRPELVDGVGLIVGIDRFMSEARALTNFAGNAVATVLVGTWTKEIDRARVDEVLSGALPFDEKMITDEGPTEPHVPDARDGGEEQPSLAKV encoded by the coding sequence GTGGCAGAGAAAGCCGCACGACGGGACCGCACCCACTATCTCTACCTGGCAGTGATCGCCGCCGTGGTGCTGGGCATCACGGTGGGCCTCGTGGCTCCCGACTTCGCCGTGGAGCTCAAGCCGATCGGCACAGGCTTCGTCAACCTCATCAAGATGATGATCTCGCCGATCATCTTCTGCACGATCGTGCTCGGGGTCGGCTCCGTACGGAAGGCCGCCAAGGTCGGTGCCGTCGGCGGACTGGCCCTCGGGTACTTCCTGGTGATGTCCACCGTCGCCCTGGCCATCGGCCTGGTCGTCGGCAACCTCCTGGAGCCGGGCTCCAGCCTCCACCTCACCGAGGCGGCCCGCGCCGCGGGTGAGGCGCAGGCGGGCGACAGCGAGTCCACCGTGGACTTCCTGCTCGGCATCATCCCCACCACCATGGTGTCGGCCTTCACCGAGGGCGAGGTCCTGCAGACCCTGCTCATCGCCCTGCTCGCGGGCTTCGCGCTCCAGGCCATGGGCTCGGCCGGCGAGCCCGTCCTGCGGGGCATCGGCCACATCCAGCGCCTCGTCTTCCGCATCCTCGCCATGATCATGTGGGCGGCGCCGGTCGGGGCGTTCGGCGCGATGGCGGCGGTGGTCGGTGAGACCGGCGTCGACGCCCTGAAGTCCCTCGCGATCATCATGGTCGGCTTCTACGTCACCTGCGCGCTCTTCGTCTTCCTGATCCTGGGCGCGATCCTGCGCCTGGTCGCCGGGGTCAACATCTTCTCCCTGCTGAAGTACCTGGGCCGTGAGTTCCTGCTGATCCTCTCCACCTCCTCGTCCGAGTCGGCCCTGCCGCGGCTGATCGCGAAGATGGAGCACATGGGCGTCAGCAAGCCCGTCGTCGGCATCACCGTGCCGACCGGCTACTCCTTCAACCTCGACGGCACCGCGATCTACCTCACGATGGCCTCGCTCTTCATCGCCAACGCGACGGGCGACCCGCTGAGCATCGGTGAGCAGATCTCGCTCCTGGTCTTCATGGTGATCGCGTCGAAGGGCGCGGCGGGCGTCACCGGCGCCGGTCTGGCCACCCTCGCGGGTGGTCTCCAGTCGCACCGCCCCGAACTGGTCGACGGTGTCGGACTGATCGTCGGCATCGACCGCTTCATGAGCGAGGCCCGCGCCCTGACCAACTTCGCGGGCAACGCGGTGGCCACGGTGCTGGTCGGCACCTGGACCAAGGAGATCGACCGGGCCCGGGTGGACGAGGTCCTCTCCGGCGCGCTCCCGTTCGACGAGAAGATGATCACCGACGAGGGCCCCACGGAGCCGCACGTCCCGGACGCCAGGGACGGCGGCGAGGAGCAGCCCTCGCTCGCGAAGGTGTGA